A window from Sus scrofa isolate TJ Tabasco breed Duroc chromosome 2, Sscrofa11.1, whole genome shotgun sequence encodes these proteins:
- the TMED9 gene encoding transmembrane emp24 domain-containing protein 9 — MAAEQCVWVVGPCPGARLGRVVRALLLLLCFAARGGALYFHIGETEKKCFIEEIPDETMVIGNYRTQLYDKQREEYQPATPGLGMFVEVKDPEDKVILARQYGSEGRFTFTSHTPGEHQICLHSNSTKFSLFAGGMLRVHLDIQVGEHANDYAEIAAKDKLSELQLRVRQLVEQVEQIQKEQNYQRWREERFRQTSESTNQRVLWWSILQTLILVAIGVWQMRHLKSFFEAKKLV; from the exons ATGGCTGCGGAGCAGTGCGTGTGGGTTGTCGGGCCCTGTCCCGGAGCCCGGCTGGGTAGGGTCGTCCgggccctcctgctgctgctgtgctTTGCGGCCCGAGGAGGTGCACTCTACTTCCACATTGGGGAGACGGAAAAGAAGTGCTTTATTGAGGAGATTCCGGACGAGACCATGGTTATAG GAAACTACCGGACTCAGCTGTATGACAAGCAGCGGGAGGAGTACCAGCCGGCCACCCCCGGGCTTGGCATGTTCGTGGAGGTGAAGGACCCAGAAGACAAG GTCATTCTGGCCCGGCAGTATGGTTCTGAAGGCAGGTTCACCTTCACCTCCCATACGCCTGGTGAGCACCAGATCTGTCTTCACTCCAATTCCACAAAGTTCTCCCTTTTTGCTGGAGGCATGCTG AGAGTTCATCTGGACATCCAGGTGGGTGAACATGCCAACGACTATGCAGAAATTGCTGCCAAAGACAAGTTGAGTGAGTTGCAACTGCGAGTGCGACAGCTAGTGGAGCAAGTGGAGCAGATCCAGAAAGAACAGAACTACCAGCGG TGGCGAGAGGAGCGCTTCCGGCAGACCAGCGAGAGCACCAACCAGCGGGTGCTGTGGTGGTCTATTCTGCAGACTCTCATCCTCGTAGCCATCGGCGTCTGGCAGATGCGACACCTCAAGAGCTTCTTTGAAGCCAAGAAGCTGGTGTAG